TCTCCTCGTTGACGGCCGTGTGATCGGGATGCGGGGAAGCGGAAGCGCCACAATCCCGGGGCCGCAATCGAGCGTCAGCGTGAGAATAGCTGAACAGGAGACGAAGCCCGTTCAATATTCTCTCGGGCAGAATTATCCGAACCCCTTCAACCCAAAAACCGTTTTCCCGTTCGTGCTCGCCCATCCCTCCGTCGTCACGCTGAAGGTGTACGATATCGGGGGACGCGAGGTGGCGACACTCCTGAGCAGGCAGAGCATGGGAATGGGAAGACAGCAGGCCGAATTCGACGCAAGCATGCTCTCCAGCGGGGTCTATCTCTACAGGCTGATTGCCGAACCGGCAGGGGGGGACAAAACGGGTGAAGGTTTTGAAGGGGTGAGAAAAATGCTCCTCCTCAGATAGGGTCCGGGGCCGGCAGACCCGACCCGGCCCTACATGTTTGCCACGATCGCTTCTCCGAACTCAGAGCATTTCACTTCCCGGGCGCCGGTCATTAACCGGGCGAAATCGTAGGTCACCACTTTCGACTTGATCGTCTTCTCCAGCCCCTTCATGATCAGGTCAGCCGCCTCCCCCCAGCCGAGGTAGCGCAGCATCATTTCCCCGCTAAGAATTACCGAGCCGGGGTTCACCTTATCGAGGCCTGCGTACTTTGGAGCAGTGCCGTGCGTGGCTTCAAAGACCGCGTGGCCCGTGACATAGTTGATGTTGCCTCCGGGCGCGATCCCGATCCCTCCCACCTGCGCCGCGAGAGCGTCGCTCAGGTAGTCGCCGTTCAGGTTGAGTGTGGCGATCACGTCGAATTCTTC
This window of the Bacteroidota bacterium genome carries:
- a CDS encoding T9SS type A sorting domain-containing protein — encoded protein: LLVDGRVIGMRGSGSATIPGPQSSVSVRIAEQETKPVQYSLGQNYPNPFNPKTVFPFVLAHPSVVTLKVYDIGGREVATLLSRQSMGMGRQQAEFDASMLSSGVYLYRLIAEPAGGDKTGEGFEGVRKMLLLR